The Bacteroidales bacterium DNA window TTTTTAAGAATTCGGATATAGTATTTTATTTAAATTTATTCCTAGATTAAATGACCATAGCCTGTTTCTAACCAATAAATATTCAGTACGTACAGGTTTTAAGATATCTGTACTGGCTTCGAAATCGACCCAGATTGTATTACGTATTTCTACTCCAATGGCGCCAAGCACACCCACATCAAAACGTTTATAATGTTGATAACTATACATATTATTCGAATTGTCATAATAATTATCAATGTTTTTATTTAAAAGAAAATCTGTCCTAAAGCCAACTTGAAGATAAGGATTGATATTTGCTTTATTCATATGGATTTTTCCTGTGATATCAAGGTTTAAATAATCGAAAGTATTTTTATTGCTGTAATTTTTTTGTTCATTATATATATCAAGTGTTTGTATTGGTTCGATAAATCCTTTACGACAATAACCTAGCTTTAATAATGCGTTTAAATGATTAAAGTATTGTTTTTCAGCAAATGCACTAATACCCATTGTATATAAGTTATTCCATTGATACCGACTGCTGCTTTTCTCAGAAGGTTCTCTTAAAACCTGGTTGGCAACGTTGAACTTAGGGTTAATGCCGTACTTAATCTTTTGCCCATTTACAAACGAAATGATACATGTTGTAATAATCAATACACAAATTGTTTTTTTCATAATTTTATTTTTTTAGGTTAAACAATATAAAGAGTGTATCAATTTATTCATAGAATATTTTTCCTTGCTTAACGAGATAGGAAGAATATTATTGCGAATGGAAAATTATTATATAAGAAAAATCACTTATTGATTTTTGGATTGGTAATCAGAATTCTTAAATTAAAAATCAAAATCACTTTAAATTAAGTTTCACGTTTAGTTCTTTAGTAGTTTGTCCTTCATACCAGTCGCCATCGCCATTGGTGAATTGTGGATTCTGAAAAGATATTGTTGTGTCCAGATTTTGGTAGCTGCCGTTGTCTGTACTGTCAACATCTTTGAAATGCAATGTGAATGTTTGATTTTCGGGAAAAGCATTCATGATAAGTATATAATTT harbors:
- a CDS encoding porin family protein; its protein translation is MKKTICVLIITTCIISFVNGQKIKYGINPKFNVANQVLREPSEKSSSRYQWNNLYTMGISAFAEKQYFNHLNALLKLGYCRKGFIEPIQTLDIYNEQKNYSNKNTFDYLNLDITGKIHMNKANINPYLQVGFRTDFLLNKNIDNYYDNSNNMYSYQHYKRFDVGVLGAIGVEIRNTIWVDFEASTDILKPVRTEYLLVRNRLWSFNLGINLNKILYPNS